One Plasmodium berghei ANKA genome assembly, chromosome: 13 genomic region harbors:
- a CDS encoding thioredoxin 2 encodes MKHILALVVFIISFFCFKDVNCIKDFQLSPIESPLTALNKYDKFFLRMYNKMPRLEQSSTDYINGINMKNTIFVLYFYAKWCHACKLQGPELDKLEKNFGKKVHIIRIDIDNNEEIAKKNFIKALPTTIIIKNKVILAKNEHFVTSNELTSTIRKHL; translated from the exons ATGAAGCACATATTAGCGTTAGtagtttttattataagttttttttgctttaaGGATGTAAACTGTATTAAAGACTTCCAATTATCACCAATAGAAAGCCCTTTAACAGCattgaataaatatgataaattttttttgcgtATGTACAACAAGATGCCAAGATTGGAACAAAGCAGCACggattatataaat ggtattaatatgaagaatactatatttgttttgtaTTTCTATGCCAAAtg GTGCCACGCTTGCAAGTTACAAGGACCAGAATTG gacaaattggaaaaaaatttcgGAAAAAAAGTGCACATAATAAGAATTGATATTGAcaataatgaagaaattgcaaaaaaaaattttataaaagcTTTACCCACAACTatcataattaaaaataaagttataTTAGCAAAAAATGAGCATTTTGTTACAAGTAATGAATTAACATCAACTATTAGAAAGCATTTATAG